From Pseudomonas poae, the proteins below share one genomic window:
- a CDS encoding cyclic peptide export ABC transporter, producing the protein MTDPKRGAFNGLLALLRPFRTIVTVSVALGMAGGLAITLLLATINNALHSPQGMTQGVILTFAALCVLALVSSIISDIGTNYVGQRIIAALRKDLGEKVLSAPIGQIERYRSHRLIPVLTHDVDTISDFSFAFTPLAIAATVTLGCLGYLAYLSVPMFLMMVVAIVIGSAVQFIAGGKGIQGFDLARSHEDELQRYYNAIASGAKELRMHRPRRFRMNTHRIQETADRISDIQVRSVNIYILAKTFGSMLFFVVIGLALAMQAYNPNPDPTVITGFVLVLLYMKGPLEHLLGYLPVVGKAKIAFGRISELSERFSSPEPHLLMDDSEAPQPLVNSLQLRDVSYSPPAVEGSEPFHLGPINLNIAQGDIVFIVGENGSGKTTLIKLLLGLYPPQSGEILLNGKPVTDPERDDYRQLFTTVFADYYLFDDLVQGSAAQSLDSATKYLERLEIAHKVSVKDGVFSTTDLSTGQRKRLALVNAWLEERPVLVFDEWAADQDPAFRRIFYTELLPDLKRLGKTIIVISHDDRYFDIADQLVRLRAGQVVHEMEPA; encoded by the coding sequence ATGACCGACCCCAAGCGCGGCGCCTTCAACGGTTTGCTCGCATTGCTCAGGCCCTTTCGCACCATCGTGACGGTCTCCGTGGCCCTGGGCATGGCCGGTGGCCTGGCCATCACCTTGTTGCTGGCGACCATCAATAACGCCCTGCATTCACCCCAAGGCATGACCCAGGGCGTGATCCTGACCTTTGCCGCCCTGTGTGTACTGGCGCTGGTCAGTTCGATCATTTCCGATATCGGCACCAACTACGTGGGCCAACGGATCATCGCCGCCCTGCGCAAGGACCTGGGCGAAAAGGTGCTGTCGGCGCCAATCGGGCAGATCGAGCGGTATCGCTCCCATCGGCTGATCCCGGTGCTGACCCACGATGTCGACACGATCAGCGATTTCTCCTTCGCGTTCACCCCATTGGCCATTGCGGCCACGGTCACCCTCGGCTGCCTGGGCTACCTGGCCTATCTGTCGGTGCCGATGTTCCTGATGATGGTGGTCGCCATCGTGATCGGCAGTGCGGTGCAATTTATCGCTGGCGGCAAGGGCATCCAGGGTTTTGACCTGGCGCGCAGCCATGAAGACGAGCTGCAGCGTTACTACAACGCCATCGCTTCGGGTGCCAAGGAACTGCGCATGCACCGGCCACGCCGCTTTCGCATGAACACCCACCGCATCCAGGAAACCGCCGATCGCATCAGCGATATCCAGGTGCGCTCGGTGAATATCTACATCCTGGCCAAGACCTTCGGCTCGATGCTGTTCTTCGTGGTGATCGGCCTGGCCCTGGCGATGCAAGCCTACAACCCGAACCCGGACCCTACCGTGATCACCGGTTTCGTGCTGGTGCTGCTGTACATGAAAGGCCCGCTGGAACACCTGCTGGGGTACCTGCCGGTGGTGGGCAAGGCGAAAATTGCGTTTGGCCGCATCAGCGAGTTGTCGGAGCGTTTCTCTTCGCCCGAACCGCACCTGCTGATGGACGACAGCGAAGCCCCGCAACCGCTGGTCAACAGCCTGCAACTGCGCGACGTGAGCTACAGCCCGCCGGCGGTGGAAGGCAGCGAGCCGTTCCACCTGGGGCCGATCAACCTGAACATCGCCCAGGGCGACATCGTGTTTATCGTCGGCGAAAACGGCAGCGGCAAGACCACCCTGATCAAGCTGTTGCTGGGGCTGTACCCGCCGCAATCCGGCGAGATCCTGCTCAACGGCAAACCGGTGACCGACCCCGAGCGCGACGACTACCGCCAGCTGTTTACTACGGTCTTCGCCGACTACTACCTGTTCGACGACCTGGTGCAGGGCAGCGCCGCGCAGTCACTGGACAGCGCCACCAAATACCTGGAGCGCCTGGAGATTGCCCACAAGGTCAGCGTCAAGGACGGCGTGTTCAGCACCACCGACCTGTCCACCGGCCAACGCAAGCGCCTGGCACTGGTCAACGCCTGGCTGGAAGAACGCCCGGTGCTGGTGTTCGACGAATGGGCCGCCGACCAGGACCCGGCCTTCCGTCGCATCTTCTACACCGAGCTGCTGCCGGACCTCAAACGCCTAGGCAAAACCATCATCGTGATCAGCCACGACGACCGTTATTTCGATATCGCCGACCAACTGGTACGCCTGCGCGCCGGCCAGGTGGTGCACGAAATGGAGCCTGCGTGA